A window of Dickeya zeae NCPPB 2538 contains these coding sequences:
- a CDS encoding ABC transporter ATP-binding protein, with product MNKTAPITLSMIDIRKSFGALEVLKGISLDARKGEVISLLGASGSGKSTFLRCINLLETPDDGTVAVSGEMILMKRHKLGHQVAADRRQVERLRARLGMVFQNFNLWSHMTVLQNVIEGPLHILGRSRTDCVEQAEALLAKVGLYERRHFYPAQLSGGQQQRVAIARALSMEPEVMLFDEPTSALDPELVGDVLKVMRGLAEEGRTMLVVTHEMGFARHVSSRVVFMHQGRIDCEGAPDAMFGGESSARFQQFIASHQTV from the coding sequence ATGAATAAAACCGCCCCCATTACCTTATCGATGATCGATATCCGCAAGTCATTCGGTGCGCTTGAGGTGCTCAAAGGTATCTCGCTGGATGCACGCAAAGGCGAGGTGATTTCGCTGTTGGGTGCCAGTGGATCGGGCAAGAGTACCTTTTTGCGTTGCATCAACCTGCTGGAAACGCCAGATGACGGCACGGTCGCGGTCAGCGGTGAAATGATCCTGATGAAGCGTCACAAGCTCGGCCATCAGGTCGCGGCTGACAGGCGTCAGGTGGAGCGGCTGCGTGCCCGATTGGGAATGGTGTTCCAGAATTTCAATTTGTGGAGCCATATGACGGTGCTGCAAAACGTCATCGAAGGGCCATTGCATATTCTCGGGCGCTCGCGCACCGATTGTGTCGAGCAGGCTGAGGCGTTACTGGCGAAGGTCGGGCTGTATGAGCGGCGGCACTTTTATCCAGCGCAACTGTCCGGAGGCCAGCAGCAGCGGGTGGCAATTGCCAGGGCGTTGTCGATGGAGCCAGAGGTGATGCTGTTTGATGAGCCGACCTCGGCGCTGGATCCGGAACTGGTCGGCGACGTGCTGAAGGTGATGCGCGGGCTGGCCGAAGAGGGGCGTACCATGCTGGTGGTGACCCATGAAATGGGGTTTGCCCGCCATGTCTCCAGCCGGGTGGTGTTCATGCATCAGGGGCGGATTGACTGTGAAGGTGCGCCAGACGCCATGTTCGGTGGCGAAAGCTCGGCGCGTTTTCAGCAATTTATCGCCAGTCACCAGACCGTGTAA
- a CDS encoding ABC transporter permease, whose amino-acid sequence MLALLDFSDQGWGGLLAMAALTTLFLTMVALLIGALVGAAVAAAKLSTRRFWRVAGETYSIVFRGIPELLIIYLFYFGGSGVLTQIGRWFGAEGFIELPPFLIGALAIGFISASYQGEVYRAARLAVSSGELEAASAMGMSRWRIGWRILLPQVMRFALPGLSNVWQMSLKDSALVSVTGIIELMRASQMAAGSTRDYFLFYLAGAALYLILTVFSNAAFARLERMLSQPYRRKAMQEPS is encoded by the coding sequence ATGCTGGCCCTGTTAGATTTCAGCGATCAGGGGTGGGGCGGACTGCTGGCGATGGCCGCGCTGACCACCTTGTTCCTTACGATGGTTGCGCTGCTGATCGGCGCATTGGTCGGTGCTGCGGTCGCGGCGGCCAAACTGTCCACGCGCCGGTTCTGGCGCGTGGCCGGGGAGACGTATTCCATCGTGTTTCGTGGCATTCCGGAACTGCTGATCATCTACCTGTTTTATTTTGGTGGTTCGGGTGTGTTGACGCAGATTGGGCGCTGGTTCGGTGCCGAGGGGTTTATCGAACTGCCGCCTTTCCTGATTGGCGCGTTGGCGATTGGGTTTATTTCCGCATCGTATCAGGGCGAGGTGTACCGCGCGGCGCGTCTGGCCGTGAGTAGCGGTGAACTTGAAGCGGCCAGCGCGATGGGGATGTCGCGCTGGCGCATCGGATGGCGGATTCTGCTGCCGCAGGTGATGCGCTTTGCCCTGCCGGGTTTGTCCAATGTCTGGCAAATGAGCCTGAAGGATTCAGCGCTGGTGTCGGTCACCGGCATTATCGAGCTGATGCGCGCCAGCCAGATGGCCGCCGGTTCGACCCGCGACTATTTTCTGTTCTACCTCGCCGGTGCGGCTCTCTACCTGATCCTGACTGTGTTTTCCAATGCGGCGTTTGCCCGCCTGGAGCGGATGTTGTCTCAGCCTTATCGGCGTAAAGCGATGCAGGAGCCGTCATGA
- a CDS encoding response regulator — MANTISVFLVEDNHDMAFFIESFIRKHPEFLLLGSADTLADARIAIAAQKPDLVMLDNYLPDGTGIDMMKHLRATQPEVDVIFITAANDIETIKAAIRHGASDYLVKPFILERLEEALKNYLMFNRKVAQKSHLQQDEIDRVIRQSIPHHVPAGFTYPKGIDELTLNQVRAAFSGEHTQHTADSLSDMIGISKSTARRYLEYCKNIKLLEAHIQHGTVGRPQRFYRLAFN, encoded by the coding sequence ATGGCAAACACAATCAGCGTCTTTTTGGTTGAGGACAATCACGACATGGCTTTCTTTATTGAAAGCTTCATCAGGAAACACCCTGAATTCCTGCTATTAGGCAGCGCAGACACGCTGGCAGATGCCCGAATAGCCATCGCTGCCCAAAAACCCGACCTCGTGATGCTGGATAACTACCTGCCCGATGGCACCGGCATCGACATGATGAAGCATCTGCGTGCCACCCAACCGGAGGTCGACGTCATTTTTATTACCGCGGCCAACGACATCGAGACGATCAAAGCAGCAATACGGCACGGTGCCAGTGATTATCTGGTCAAACCGTTCATACTGGAGCGGCTGGAAGAAGCGCTGAAAAACTACCTGATGTTCAACAGAAAAGTCGCCCAGAAATCACATCTGCAACAAGACGAGATCGACCGGGTCATACGTCAGAGCATTCCACATCATGTGCCTGCCGGGTTTACCTACCCAAAAGGTATCGACGAGTTGACACTCAATCAGGTACGGGCGGCGTTTTCCGGCGAGCACACGCAGCACACCGCCGACAGCCTGAGCGATATGATTGGCATCAGTAAATCTACCGCCCGGCGCTATCTGGAATACTGTAAGAACATTAAATTGCTGGAAGCCCACATTCAGCACGGCACCGTCGGGCGGCCTCAACGTTTTTACCGACTGGCGTTCAATTAA
- a CDS encoding YkgJ family cysteine cluster protein encodes MNTTFSCVGCGKCCMGHHVPLTLTEAKEWASDGGQIIVLVEGFLQNGIGIPPEQRQHAQSRSCDVISGETRAFIAITFAAYSPGPCRHLDDDLRCRIYARRPLVCQIYPMEINPHIPLRQVNKDCPPEAWQHGDALIVSDRLVDRETEALIERSRQADRDDIHIKASICHWLGIATSALKGDGFTAYLPDMTAFLSALELAGQFTAKEHADAAPGRAWQFHVSGEDVLETLKQAGADAVTGPSQSYGFIGLRAA; translated from the coding sequence ATGAATACAACGTTTTCCTGTGTAGGATGCGGCAAATGCTGCATGGGCCATCATGTTCCCCTGACTCTGACTGAGGCGAAAGAATGGGCATCAGACGGTGGCCAAATCATCGTGTTGGTGGAGGGATTTCTGCAAAATGGTATTGGTATCCCACCAGAGCAGCGACAGCATGCCCAGTCGCGCTCTTGTGATGTGATAAGTGGTGAGACACGGGCATTTATTGCTATCACCTTTGCGGCTTACAGTCCTGGCCCGTGTCGGCATCTGGACGACGATTTACGTTGTCGAATCTATGCGCGCCGCCCGCTGGTGTGCCAGATTTACCCGATGGAGATTAACCCGCATATTCCACTGCGACAGGTTAACAAGGATTGCCCGCCCGAGGCCTGGCAACACGGTGACGCGTTGATTGTTTCAGACCGGCTGGTGGACCGTGAAACCGAGGCGTTGATCGAACGCTCCCGTCAGGCGGATCGGGATGATATCCATATCAAAGCATCAATTTGCCACTGGCTGGGGATCGCCACCAGTGCGCTGAAAGGCGATGGTTTCACGGCATACCTGCCGGATATGACGGCTTTTCTGTCGGCGCTGGAGTTGGCCGGGCAGTTTACCGCCAAAGAACATGCCGACGCCGCGCCGGGCCGTGCGTGGCAGTTCCATGTTTCCGGTGAGGACGTGCTGGAAACCCTGAAACAGGCCGGTGCTGACGCGGTCACCGGGCCGTCTCAGTCTTATGGTTTTATCGGTTTGCGCGCAGCCTGA
- a CDS encoding ABC transporter permease, whose product MADINSLPHTTTRTPAALPDAPVRVHNPLMVPLRPVSMRLRWTLGIGFFVLFISLWSLVTFSGVVSATFLANPLTMLHEGVLLFTDYDFQQDIGMTVMRVVAGFLLAALIGVPLGILMGAYKLVEAFFEPFVSFCRYLPASAFVPLLILWAGIGEMQKILVIFIGSFFQIVLMVAVSVGAARRDLVEAAYTLGCSSRSVVTRVLIPGAAPGIAELLRLVLGWAWTYVIVAELIGASSGIGHMIVDSQALLNTGQIIFGIIVIGVIGLLSDFLFKAVNRRLFAWSLS is encoded by the coding sequence ATGGCGGACATCAATAGCCTCCCTCACACCACCACGCGTACACCTGCGGCACTGCCCGATGCGCCGGTGCGGGTGCATAACCCGTTAATGGTGCCGCTGCGACCGGTATCGATGCGCTTACGCTGGACGCTCGGCATCGGTTTCTTCGTGCTGTTTATCAGCCTGTGGTCGCTGGTGACGTTCAGCGGTGTGGTTTCCGCCACATTTCTGGCTAACCCGCTGACGATGCTACACGAAGGGGTGCTGCTGTTTACTGATTATGATTTTCAGCAAGACATCGGCATGACGGTGATGCGCGTGGTGGCCGGTTTTCTGCTGGCCGCGTTGATTGGGGTGCCGCTTGGCATCCTGATGGGGGCATACAAGCTGGTGGAAGCCTTCTTCGAACCGTTTGTGTCATTCTGCCGTTATCTGCCCGCCTCGGCGTTCGTACCGTTGCTGATTCTGTGGGCCGGTATCGGTGAGATGCAGAAGATCCTGGTGATTTTTATCGGCTCGTTCTTCCAGATTGTGTTGATGGTGGCGGTCAGCGTTGGCGCTGCACGGCGTGATCTGGTCGAAGCGGCTTACACACTCGGGTGCTCCAGCCGCAGTGTGGTGACCCGGGTGTTGATCCCCGGCGCGGCACCGGGAATCGCCGAATTATTGCGGCTGGTACTCGGCTGGGCCTGGACTTACGTGATCGTCGCCGAGCTGATTGGTGCCTCAAGCGGTATCGGCCACATGATTGTTGATAGCCAGGCGCTGCTCAATACCGGACAAATCATCTTCGGCATTATTGTCATCGGCGTTATCGGGTTGCTGTCCGACTTCCTGTTTAAAGCCGTTAATCGCCGTTTATTCGCCTGGAGCCTGTCATGA
- a CDS encoding sensor histidine kinase: MSEAITSRGEPSSSYKYQIILYYFITSLAVVVVTGCAVFLVISHLLYNDVADKSKNLALILSQDTALKQAVQHRDLAMLRNLIDQRYARSDADFIVISDPDNIRLYHPDPAQVNRVINDSGNIELLRTGKSYTVNNTGYSGASVKTRAPLLLDGKFIGYVSVGYTEAHRQILLEDYFSPFLGLLVAVFILILLGGVFSYRLLKKQMSGLTPEMINYRYQVRRAILHAIYDGVIAVSPEGRIIAINNAAKKMLAIDHPNSPLTGHSITDYVVPADFFLSSERQECHDVDVTFNGSTFIANRAIILNQQDEFAGFVISLRERTNETLMTKQVNHIKHESEELRVISHEFKNRLAVIYGLLQLGEYERVSQYVAQENAHQQQLYDAIIQSFHCPCVAGLILGKLGRASELGIDLQIDPLSCYTGTDAPLSAEEMACIIGNLLDNALEATVKMPAHAQSVELYLNDSSDEIVLSVQDNGPGLGQVAIEELFMKGTTSKSGRHHGVGLYLVQSLVQKAQGVCLVDTDGDNDGAVFSVYIPKV, translated from the coding sequence ATGTCAGAGGCCATCACCAGCCGCGGCGAGCCAAGCAGCTCTTATAAGTATCAGATAATACTTTATTATTTCATCACATCGCTGGCCGTGGTGGTGGTGACCGGCTGCGCGGTTTTTCTCGTTATCAGTCATCTGCTGTATAACGACGTAGCGGATAAATCCAAGAATCTGGCGCTTATCCTCTCGCAGGACACGGCACTCAAGCAGGCGGTCCAGCATCGGGATCTGGCGATGTTGCGTAATCTTATCGATCAACGCTACGCGCGCAGTGATGCGGATTTTATTGTCATCAGCGACCCGGATAACATCCGCCTCTACCATCCGGATCCGGCGCAGGTGAACCGGGTCATCAACGATAGCGGTAATATTGAACTGCTACGCACCGGAAAAAGCTACACGGTCAACAATACCGGTTATTCTGGTGCCTCGGTCAAAACCCGCGCTCCGTTGCTGCTCGACGGTAAATTCATCGGCTATGTCTCGGTTGGGTATACGGAAGCGCACCGCCAGATCCTGCTGGAGGATTACTTCTCGCCATTCCTCGGCTTGCTGGTCGCCGTCTTTATCCTGATTTTACTCGGCGGCGTCTTTTCCTATCGCTTGCTGAAAAAACAGATGTCCGGCCTGACGCCGGAGATGATCAATTATAGATACCAGGTACGCCGGGCCATTCTGCACGCCATTTACGATGGCGTAATCGCCGTCAGCCCGGAAGGCCGCATCATCGCCATCAATAACGCGGCCAAAAAGATGCTCGCGATCGACCATCCCAACAGTCCGCTGACCGGACACAGCATTACCGATTATGTCGTCCCGGCTGATTTCTTTTTATCCAGCGAACGTCAGGAATGCCATGATGTGGACGTGACCTTCAACGGCTCGACGTTTATCGCCAACCGCGCCATCATCCTCAACCAGCAGGATGAGTTTGCCGGTTTTGTCATCAGCCTGCGGGAAAGAACCAACGAAACGTTGATGACCAAACAGGTCAATCACATCAAACACGAAAGCGAAGAGCTGCGGGTTATCAGCCACGAATTCAAAAACCGGCTGGCGGTTATCTACGGCCTGCTCCAGTTAGGGGAATATGAGCGAGTCAGCCAGTATGTTGCGCAGGAAAACGCTCATCAACAGCAGCTTTACGACGCCATCATCCAGTCTTTCCACTGCCCCTGTGTTGCCGGGTTGATACTCGGTAAACTGGGACGGGCGAGCGAACTGGGCATCGACCTGCAGATTGACCCGCTCTCTTGTTACACTGGAACGGATGCACCGCTGAGCGCCGAGGAAATGGCCTGTATCATTGGCAACCTGCTGGATAACGCGCTGGAAGCCACGGTGAAAATGCCCGCCCATGCGCAATCGGTCGAACTTTATCTCAATGACAGCAGTGATGAAATCGTCTTATCGGTGCAGGATAACGGCCCAGGGCTCGGTCAGGTGGCGATAGAAGAGCTATTTATGAAAGGCACGACCAGCAAATCAGGACGCCATCATGGTGTCGGTTTGTATCTGGTGCAGTCGCTGGTACAAAAGGCACAGGGCGTTTGTCTGGTTGATACAGACGGCGATAACGACGGCGCGGTATTTTCCGTTTATATACCCAAAGTTTAA
- a CDS encoding HAL/PAL/TAL family ammonia-lyase yields the protein MVTEICWGDAPLTWRELVQVARHGAPLSLSEAAWQRMSQSRRIVEQIVDSETLAYGVNTGLGALCNVTLPVADLARLSRNTLLSHACGVGPRLPVEQTRAILCAAIANYSHGKSGIQPDIVRALLALLNQGVTPCVPSQGSVGYLTHMAHIGLALIGVGEVEWQGQVLPASQVLQRIGVAPVTLGAKDGLSLVNGTPCMTGLACLALDDAARQLDWADVTGAMSFEALRGQIVAFDPEVLALKPSAGIQRVGQRLRALLAGSQIIAQSEGIRTQDALSLRSIPQIHGACRDQFTASVQRIEMELNAATDNPLVLGTPEQWRVISQANPHGEAVALAADSLALALCELASVAERRLDRLINPLVSGLPPFLVAQPGVNSGMMIAQYVAASLCGENRLLAQPAVVDNFVTSGLQEDHLSMGTPAALKLLKLTENVWHVLAIEYLLAAQALDFLGPDNAGVGTQRAWQLLRQQVGVWQEDRWLAPDIARAVAVLRHQDPDWDELPYPNRQDVSETRG from the coding sequence ATGGTTACCGAGATTTGTTGGGGCGATGCACCACTAACATGGCGTGAACTGGTGCAGGTGGCGCGCCATGGCGCACCGCTTAGCCTGAGTGAGGCGGCCTGGCAGCGTATGAGCCAATCACGGCGTATCGTCGAACAGATTGTGGACAGCGAAACGCTAGCCTATGGCGTGAATACCGGTCTGGGCGCGTTATGTAACGTCACCTTACCGGTGGCGGATCTGGCGCGACTGTCGCGCAATACCTTGCTCAGTCACGCCTGTGGCGTCGGGCCGCGGCTGCCTGTCGAGCAGACCCGGGCCATTCTGTGTGCGGCGATAGCCAATTACAGTCACGGCAAGTCGGGAATTCAGCCGGATATCGTGCGGGCACTGCTGGCGTTGCTCAATCAGGGCGTCACACCCTGCGTGCCATCGCAAGGCTCGGTGGGTTATCTCACTCATATGGCACATATCGGGCTGGCGTTGATTGGCGTCGGTGAGGTGGAGTGGCAAGGTCAGGTATTGCCAGCATCGCAGGTGTTGCAACGTATTGGTGTGGCACCTGTGACGCTGGGCGCGAAAGACGGGCTGTCGCTGGTCAACGGCACGCCGTGCATGACCGGGCTGGCCTGTCTGGCGTTGGATGATGCGGCGCGTCAACTGGACTGGGCGGATGTGACTGGTGCAATGAGCTTTGAGGCGTTGCGTGGGCAGATCGTGGCATTTGACCCTGAAGTGCTGGCATTAAAACCGAGTGCAGGCATCCAACGAGTCGGGCAGCGCCTGCGTGCCCTGTTGGCTGGGAGCCAGATTATCGCCCAGAGCGAAGGCATCCGGACGCAGGACGCACTGAGCCTGCGATCCATTCCGCAAATTCATGGTGCCTGCCGCGATCAATTTACCGCGTCGGTGCAGCGCATTGAGATGGAACTCAATGCCGCGACCGATAATCCACTGGTGCTGGGCACGCCGGAGCAGTGGCGGGTGATATCGCAGGCCAACCCGCACGGCGAAGCGGTGGCACTGGCGGCAGACAGTCTGGCGTTGGCGTTATGCGAACTGGCGAGCGTGGCGGAGCGTCGGCTGGACCGGCTGATCAACCCACTGGTGAGCGGGTTACCCCCCTTTTTGGTCGCCCAGCCGGGGGTAAATTCCGGCATGATGATCGCTCAGTATGTGGCCGCTTCACTCTGTGGTGAGAACCGCTTATTGGCCCAGCCTGCGGTGGTCGATAACTTTGTCACTTCCGGCTTGCAGGAAGACCATTTGAGTATGGGGACCCCGGCGGCGCTCAAGTTGCTGAAGCTGACTGAGAACGTCTGGCATGTGCTGGCTATTGAATACCTGCTGGCGGCACAGGCGTTGGATTTCCTCGGCCCGGATAACGCCGGTGTGGGAACACAACGGGCCTGGCAGTTGCTGCGCCAACAGGTTGGGGTCTGGCAGGAGGATCGATGGCTGGCACCGGATATCGCCCGTGCAGTAGCCGTGTTACGGCATCAGGATCCTGACTGGGATGAATTGCCCTACCCGAACAGGCAGGACGTTTCAGAAACACGTGGATAA
- a CDS encoding ABC transporter substrate-binding protein — protein sequence MSTAPGRTGWKISLMAVCLASALSAQAQETPVAIGISGWTGFAPLTLADKAGIFQKHGLKVDLKMIPQKDRHLAVASGAIQCAATTVETYVSWAASGVMLKQIVQLDKSYGADGLAVRNGVNSVHDLKGKTIGVDAPGTSPYFALAWMLDKNGMSLKDVHIATLSPQAAAQAFVAGQNDAAMSYEPYLSTIRQQPDKGKILATTLDYPMVMDTLGCTPTFLQQHPQAAKALVESYFDALEMIKTQPDKSYDIMGAAVKTSGKEFAESARYLRWQDREQNRVFFSGEIARFSEEASKLLLEAKVIRQQPDLSALYDASYVK from the coding sequence ATGAGTACAGCACCAGGTCGTACCGGTTGGAAAATCTCGTTGATGGCGGTTTGTCTGGCTAGCGCCCTGAGCGCACAGGCGCAGGAAACGCCGGTGGCTATCGGTATTTCCGGCTGGACGGGCTTCGCCCCGCTGACACTGGCGGATAAGGCCGGTATTTTTCAAAAGCATGGGCTGAAAGTGGATCTGAAAATGATCCCACAGAAAGACCGCCATCTGGCGGTGGCATCCGGTGCGATTCAGTGTGCCGCAACGACGGTGGAGACCTACGTTTCCTGGGCGGCCAGTGGTGTGATGCTCAAACAGATTGTTCAGCTCGACAAATCTTACGGCGCGGACGGACTGGCGGTACGCAATGGTGTGAACAGCGTGCATGACCTGAAAGGGAAAACCATCGGCGTTGATGCGCCTGGGACTTCACCGTACTTCGCACTGGCGTGGATGCTGGATAAAAACGGCATGAGCCTGAAAGACGTCCACATTGCAACCTTGTCGCCGCAGGCGGCGGCTCAGGCGTTTGTTGCCGGGCAGAATGACGCGGCCATGAGCTATGAACCGTACCTGTCTACCATTCGTCAGCAGCCGGATAAGGGAAAAATTCTCGCCACGACACTCGATTACCCGATGGTGATGGACACGCTCGGCTGTACGCCGACGTTTTTGCAGCAACACCCGCAGGCAGCGAAAGCCCTGGTAGAAAGCTATTTTGACGCGCTGGAGATGATTAAAACTCAGCCGGATAAGTCATACGACATCATGGGCGCGGCGGTGAAAACCAGCGGTAAGGAGTTTGCCGAGTCAGCCCGTTATCTACGCTGGCAGGATCGGGAGCAAAATCGTGTCTTCTTTAGTGGCGAAATCGCCCGGTTCAGTGAAGAAGCGTCAAAACTGTTGCTGGAGGCGAAAGTCATTCGCCAGCAACCGGATCTTTCCGCGCTGTATGACGCCAGCTATGTGAAATAA
- a CDS encoding ABC transporter permease gives MMDIAFLTQTFLRLLSALPVTLGLFFSSFVVGAVLSVLLVAMRVSAIWPLSGFARLYMLIFRGTPLLIQLFLVYYGLGQFSVVRDSLFWPVLRDPFSCAVLALALCTAGYTAEILRGALLSVPAGQIEAGLACGMSRWLLLRRIIAPVALRHALPAWSTEAILLIKSTALASLVTVWDITGVAQQIIQRTYRTLEVFVCAALIYLLLNFIIVRVFAWLERALSPNLAALPTSFGRDHE, from the coding sequence ATGATGGATATTGCTTTTCTGACTCAAACATTCCTGCGGTTACTCTCGGCGTTGCCAGTGACGCTGGGGCTGTTTTTTTCCTCATTTGTGGTGGGCGCTGTGCTTTCGGTACTGCTGGTGGCGATGCGGGTGAGCGCTATCTGGCCGCTGAGTGGGTTTGCGCGTTTGTATATGTTGATTTTTCGCGGGACACCGCTGCTGATCCAGCTATTTCTGGTCTATTACGGTTTGGGGCAATTCAGCGTGGTGCGTGACAGCCTGTTCTGGCCGGTACTGCGCGATCCGTTCAGTTGCGCTGTGCTGGCGCTAGCGCTGTGCACCGCCGGTTATACCGCGGAAATTCTGCGTGGTGCGCTGTTGTCTGTTCCTGCCGGGCAGATTGAGGCGGGGCTGGCGTGCGGCATGTCGCGCTGGCTACTGTTGCGCCGCATTATCGCACCGGTGGCGTTGCGTCACGCGTTGCCCGCCTGGTCAACCGAGGCGATCTTGCTGATCAAGTCCACCGCACTGGCCAGTCTGGTCACGGTGTGGGATATCACCGGTGTCGCACAACAGATAATCCAGCGCACGTATCGCACGCTGGAGGTGTTTGTCTGCGCGGCGCTGATTTACCTGCTACTGAACTTCATTATTGTCAGGGTGTTTGCCTGGCTGGAACGCGCGTTGTCACCTAATCTGGCCGCGTTACCGACGTCTTTTGGGAGAGATCATGAATAA
- the hutC gene encoding histidine utilization repressor, with product MTDQQTASQLAAAMSDTPAPIYQRVKQAIINQIRSGAWQSHQRVPSESELVNELGVSRMTINRALRELTSEGFLVRMQGVGTFVAEQKAHTAMLEVHNIADEIAARGHRHSSQVLVLERLSADSDQAAQLDIAPGQPLFHSQIVHYENGVPVQLEIRYVNPQVAPDYLQQDFTVVTPHSYLSRVAPLTAGEHRVEAVAAEPRQRELLALDKQEPCLLIRRRTWHGSRVVTSARLFYPGSRYQLFGRFGG from the coding sequence TTGACCGACCAGCAAACCGCGTCCCAACTTGCCGCGGCCATGAGTGATACCCCGGCCCCCATCTACCAGCGGGTAAAGCAAGCCATCATCAACCAGATTCGCAGCGGAGCCTGGCAATCACACCAACGTGTGCCGTCGGAAAGTGAGCTGGTCAACGAATTGGGCGTGAGCCGTATGACCATCAACCGGGCCTTACGGGAACTGACCAGCGAAGGTTTTCTGGTGCGAATGCAAGGGGTGGGAACCTTTGTGGCGGAGCAGAAAGCCCATACCGCGATGCTGGAAGTTCACAACATCGCCGATGAAATTGCCGCACGCGGTCATCGCCACAGCAGCCAGGTACTGGTGCTGGAACGTCTCAGTGCCGACAGCGATCAGGCCGCACAGCTGGATATCGCGCCTGGGCAGCCACTGTTTCATTCGCAAATTGTGCACTATGAAAACGGCGTGCCGGTACAGTTGGAGATCCGCTACGTGAACCCCCAGGTGGCACCGGATTATCTGCAACAGGACTTTACCGTTGTCACGCCACACAGTTACCTGAGCCGTGTGGCACCACTGACCGCCGGTGAGCACCGGGTTGAAGCGGTTGCCGCTGAACCACGCCAGCGCGAGCTACTGGCGCTGGACAAACAGGAACCCTGCCTGCTGATCCGCCGCCGGACCTGGCACGGCTCGCGAGTCGTTACCTCGGCGCGACTGTTTTATCCCGGTTCCCGTTATCAATTGTTCGGACGGTTCGGCGGCTAA
- a CDS encoding PTS transporter subunit IIC produces the protein MLQFLIELLKDAAILVSLFTMLGNIIQKKNINDIITSTVRTYLGFIILFASADLLISPALSNFSKIFLTAFHVQGIVPNNEVVIVVAMEKLGKLYSSAIAAGLIGAMFFNIVLAKITPLKYIVLSGHHVFFMVSCLTIIAMLHGISVSSSAILATLITGVWCVISPALLVRYCRQIENCDALRQSGDFSIGQFGSTSYMLAGWLGEKFGNKDVDAEKLAIPTSIGFLKDKQVSTFFVMLLFFVISSLVAGAEHVQVIADASHKDHSHTNIFLFLLKQAGLFSAGVYMLTRGVHMFIEELIPAFKGISDKIIKKSIPAIEIYSLFPYSNNAVFIGFICCTISGFLTMILLPVFGYPAMVPSLLFTFASGGGAGIIGNATGGIRGAVIGAVACGIISIAGSAFIFQPIHDAGVDAPTTYSTTDFTLLGLSLHSVLSLLNR, from the coding sequence GTGCTTCAATTTCTGATTGAATTACTCAAAGACGCCGCCATATTGGTGAGTCTTTTCACCATGTTGGGAAATATTATTCAAAAGAAGAACATCAATGACATCATTACGTCAACAGTGAGAACCTATCTGGGTTTCATCATTCTGTTCGCCAGCGCAGACCTGCTTATCTCGCCAGCATTGAGTAACTTTTCAAAAATTTTCCTGACCGCATTTCACGTCCAGGGTATCGTCCCCAACAATGAAGTGGTGATTGTTGTTGCGATGGAAAAACTCGGCAAGCTGTACTCTTCCGCTATTGCTGCCGGGCTTATCGGTGCCATGTTTTTCAATATTGTGCTGGCTAAAATCACGCCACTGAAATATATCGTCCTTTCCGGCCATCATGTGTTCTTCATGGTCAGTTGTCTGACTATCATCGCCATGCTGCACGGTATCTCCGTTTCCAGCTCGGCGATACTGGCGACGCTTATTACCGGAGTGTGGTGTGTTATTTCTCCCGCCTTGCTGGTGCGCTATTGTCGACAAATTGAAAACTGTGATGCGTTGCGACAGTCCGGTGATTTTTCTATCGGCCAATTTGGTTCCACCAGTTATATGCTGGCTGGCTGGTTGGGCGAAAAATTCGGTAATAAAGACGTCGACGCCGAGAAACTGGCTATTCCGACCAGTATCGGCTTCTTAAAAGATAAGCAGGTGTCAACCTTCTTTGTTATGTTGCTGTTTTTTGTTATCTCCTCACTGGTTGCCGGTGCCGAACACGTACAGGTCATCGCGGATGCCAGCCATAAAGATCACAGCCACACCAATATTTTTCTGTTTTTGCTCAAACAAGCTGGGTTATTTTCAGCCGGAGTTTATATGCTGACCCGCGGTGTGCATATGTTTATCGAAGAACTGATTCCAGCGTTTAAAGGTATCAGCGATAAAATCATTAAGAAATCCATTCCGGCGATTGAAATTTATTCACTGTTTCCTTATTCCAACAACGCTGTTTTCATCGGTTTTATCTGCTGCACCATCAGTGGCTTCCTGACCATGATTCTGTTACCGGTATTCGGTTACCCGGCCATGGTTCCCAGCCTGCTGTTTACCTTTGCCAGTGGCGGCGGCGCAGGCATTATCGGTAATGCTACCGGTGGTATCCGTGGCGCGGTCATCGGTGCGGTGGCTTGCGGCATCATCTCTATTGCCGGTTCGGCGTTTATTTTCCAGCCGATCCACGATGCGGGTGTCGATGCACCGACCACCTACTCAACCACCGATTTCACGTTACTGGGCCTTTCGCTGCATAGCGTGTTGTCACTGTTGAATCGCTAA